A stretch of DNA from Yoonia sp. BS5-3:
CGCAGCAATATCCTGCAGCATCGGACGTAGTCCCTTAAATTTGGGATTGGTCGCCCAAAGTGCGATCTGCGCGACACTTGCTGGATTGCTTAGATCAACCCAACCAACGACGCCCGTCACCTGCGGGGTTTGCCTAGCAAGACCCAGCATAAAGTCTGTTTCTGCCATGGTCGCGGCGGCCTGCACCAAAACAGCGGCTTTAACGCCACAAACGTCCATTTGCGCCCCTAAATCCGCCGGCCCGAAATCCCGGGCAATCGGCGCAAGATCAGGATTGGCTGGATCAAGCCATGCATAGTCACCCCGACCAAGCGACCATAGATGGCAATGGCTATCCACCCGGCCCGCCATCAGATCGTCACGCCGCCATCGACAAGCAGCGCCTGCCCGGTCACAAACCGGCTCTCATCCGACAACAGATAGCGGATCATCGGGACCATATCGTCGACAGTGCCCAGCCGCATCATGGGCTGGCGGGCGACAAAATCCTTTTCGGCCTGCACCGGATCTGCGGCCTCGGCAATGCGCCCCCGCAAAGATGGCGTGTCGATGGTTCCGGGGCAAAGCGCGTTGCAGCGCACCCCCTGCCCGACAAAATCGGCGGCAACAGCCTTGGTCAAGCCAATCACAGCCGCCTTGGTGGCGCCATAGGCGGTTCGGCTTGGAAACCCTTTCACGGAAGAGGCCATAGAGGCCATATTCAGAATTGAGACAGAGCCCGTCTGCTTGGCCCGGTTCAGCATCCCCGGCAGGAATGCGCGGATCATGCGGACCATCGAAGTGACATTCAGGTTCAGACTGGCATCCCAGGCGGCATCATCCAGATCCAGGATCGTGCCGTTATGCACCATGCCAGCACAGTTGAACAAACCATCGAGATCCAGGCTCTCTGCGGCCATTGCCAGAACGGC
This window harbors:
- a CDS encoding SDR family oxidoreductase, with amino-acid sequence MSMEEKTLLITAAGQGMGRASAIALAQAGANVIATDRDRDLLAALPDIDGRLQAKVLDVTDPDAVLAMAAESLDLDGLFNCAGMVHNGTILDLDDAAWDASLNLNVTSMVRMIRAFLPGMLNRAKQTGSVSILNMASMASSVKGFPSRTAYGATKAAVIGLTKAVAADFVGQGVRCNALCPGTIDTPSLRGRIAEAADPVQAEKDFVARQPMMRLGTVDDMVPMIRYLLSDESRFVTGQALLVDGGVTI